A single window of Tepidamorphus gemmatus DNA harbors:
- a CDS encoding peroxidase-related enzyme (This protein belongs to a clade of uncharacterized proteins related to peroxidases such as the alkylhydroperoxidase AhpD.), with product MATDRPIALNLPGEGELTERQRAYFDKCIEKLGMVPNVLRAYAFNPDKLDAFIRMYNDVMLAESGLSKLEREMIAVVVSSVNRCYYCLTAHGAAVRQYSGNPELGEQLVMNYRAADLAPRQRAMLDFAWNLTERPWEIDEPDRAALRQAGFSDRDIWDIAAVVGFFNMSNRIATATDMRPNREYHGQHR from the coding sequence GTGGCCACGGATCGGCCGATCGCATTGAACCTGCCGGGCGAGGGTGAGCTGACCGAGCGGCAGCGCGCCTATTTCGACAAGTGCATCGAGAAGCTCGGCATGGTGCCGAACGTCTTGCGCGCCTATGCCTTCAATCCCGACAAGCTCGACGCCTTCATCCGGATGTACAACGACGTGATGCTCGCGGAGTCAGGGCTGTCCAAGCTCGAGCGCGAGATGATCGCGGTGGTCGTTTCGAGCGTCAATCGCTGCTACTATTGCCTGACTGCTCATGGCGCTGCGGTCCGGCAGTATTCGGGCAATCCGGAACTGGGCGAGCAACTGGTGATGAACTACCGCGCCGCCGATCTCGCGCCGCGCCAGCGCGCCATGCTCGACTTCGCCTGGAACCTCACCGAGCGGCCCTGGGAGATCGATGAGCCTGACCGCGCGGCGCTGCGGCAGGCCGGCTTCAGCGACCGCGACATCTGGGACATCGCCGCCGTGGTCGGCTTCTTCAACATGTCGAACCGGATCGCCACCGCGACCGACATGCGGCCGAACCGCGAATATCACGGCCAGCATCGCTGA
- a CDS encoding DUF2125 domain-containing protein codes for MTEDPTPTAPDGAPRSRERLGRPPRFLVIIAGLVLLAVAGWSAVWYVGTRKADDLLAAWLDSEAAKGRTYRCGERSVGGYPFRVTATCASPQLDIADSGPRLRLAAEGFRAVAQVWNLTHVIFEIDGPVRIGVGGDDTGPDALLDADWQVLQGSVRAPGGQIRRIDVVARDIAATPEAPAYPGGPAMRLSARELQLHGRRADAADGSNDIEAALTLDGLVAARAGAAPSQPVDIAFVGRLDALPYPAPREPAAFLAAWRDNGGSIDVARLSAQQGGAELRAAGRIAPDAAGRPEGRVTVSLAGAGSVDSGTFGGLGPIVGMALQFVGKPTEIDGRPAITGEIDFRDGRMLIGGVAIAELPPLF; via the coding sequence ATGACCGAAGACCCGACCCCGACAGCGCCGGACGGCGCGCCCCGCAGCCGCGAACGCCTCGGCCGCCCGCCGCGCTTTCTCGTGATCATCGCCGGTCTCGTCCTGCTCGCCGTCGCCGGCTGGAGCGCGGTCTGGTATGTCGGAACGCGCAAGGCCGATGACCTCCTCGCGGCCTGGCTCGATTCGGAAGCCGCCAAGGGGCGCACCTACCGCTGTGGCGAACGCTCGGTCGGCGGCTATCCGTTCCGGGTCACGGCGACCTGCGCCTCGCCGCAGCTCGACATTGCCGATTCCGGTCCGCGCCTGCGTCTGGCTGCCGAGGGCTTCCGCGCGGTGGCGCAGGTCTGGAACCTCACCCATGTCATCTTCGAGATCGACGGCCCCGTGCGGATCGGCGTCGGCGGCGACGATACCGGCCCGGACGCGCTGCTCGATGCCGACTGGCAGGTGCTGCAGGGCTCGGTGCGGGCGCCGGGGGGCCAGATCCGCCGCATCGACGTGGTTGCCCGCGACATCGCCGCGACGCCCGAGGCGCCGGCCTATCCCGGCGGACCGGCGATGCGGCTGAGCGCGCGCGAGCTGCAGCTGCACGGGCGGCGTGCCGACGCGGCGGACGGCAGCAACGACATCGAGGCGGCGCTGACCCTCGACGGCCTGGTGGCTGCGAGAGCAGGCGCAGCCCCCTCCCAGCCCGTCGACATCGCCTTCGTCGGCCGGCTCGATGCGCTGCCCTATCCCGCGCCGCGCGAGCCCGCCGCCTTCCTCGCCGCCTGGCGCGACAATGGCGGCTCGATCGACGTCGCGCGGCTGAGCGCCCAGCAGGGTGGCGCCGAACTGCGGGCGGCCGGCCGGATCGCGCCGGATGCGGCGGGGCGGCCCGAGGGACGCGTGACGGTCAGTCTCGCCGGTGCCGGCTCCGTCGACAGCGGCACCTTCGGCGGTCTCGGCCCGATCGTCGGCATGGCGCTGCAGTTCGTCGGCAAGCCGACCGAGATCGACGGGCGGCCGGCGATCACCGGCGAGATCGACTTCCGCGACGGGCGCATGCTGATCGGCGGCGTGGCGATCGCCGAACTGCCGCCGCTGTTCTGA
- a CDS encoding prephenate/arogenate dehydrogenase family protein: MADPIVDRLALIGIGLIGSSLARVVRQQGLARHIAVQSRRPETVARARELGLGDSYASDPADAARGADLVIVSVPVGASGTVAEAIAPALKPGAIVSDVGSVKTSVVRQMAPHIPDGVHFVPAHPVAGTEHSGPDAGFAELFRNRWTLLTPLPETDQAAVETVTRFWVGCGANVETMSPEHHDMVLAITSHVPHLIAYNIVGTAAHLEQVTQSEVMKFSAGGFRDFTRIAASDPTMWRDVFLHNRDAVLEMLARFSEDLTALQRAIRWGDGDMLFDLFTRTRAIRRGIIEAGQETEAPDFGRTPGAGKPDPAAR, translated from the coding sequence ATGGCTGATCCGATCGTCGACAGGCTGGCGCTGATCGGCATCGGGCTGATCGGGTCGTCGCTGGCGCGGGTGGTGCGCCAGCAGGGACTGGCGCGGCATATCGCCGTGCAGAGCCGGCGGCCGGAGACCGTGGCACGCGCCCGCGAGCTCGGCCTCGGCGACAGCTATGCGAGCGATCCGGCCGACGCCGCGCGCGGAGCAGACCTCGTCATCGTCTCGGTTCCCGTCGGGGCGAGCGGCACGGTGGCCGAGGCCATCGCGCCGGCCCTCAAGCCCGGCGCAATCGTTTCCGATGTCGGCTCGGTGAAGACCTCGGTCGTGCGCCAGATGGCGCCGCATATACCTGACGGCGTGCATTTCGTGCCGGCGCATCCGGTGGCGGGGACGGAGCATTCGGGTCCCGATGCCGGTTTTGCCGAGCTGTTCCGCAACCGCTGGACGCTTCTCACCCCGCTGCCGGAGACCGATCAGGCGGCGGTGGAAACGGTGACGCGGTTCTGGGTCGGCTGCGGCGCCAATGTCGAGACGATGAGCCCGGAACATCACGACATGGTTCTGGCGATCACCAGCCACGTGCCGCACCTGATTGCCTACAACATCGTCGGCACGGCGGCGCATCTCGAACAGGTGACGCAGTCCGAGGTGATGAAGTTCTCGGCCGGTGGCTTCCGCGACTTCACCCGTATCGCAGCCTCCGATCCGACCATGTGGCGCGACGTGTTCCTGCACAACCGCGACGCGGTGCTGGAAATGCTGGCGCGATTCTCGGAGGATCTCACCGCGCTGCAGCGGGCGATCCGCTGGGGCGACGGCGACATGCTGTTCGACCTGTTCACCCGCACCCGCGCCATCCGTCGCGGCATCATCGAGGCGGGCCAGGAAACGGAAGCGCCGGATTTCGGCCGGACACCGGGTGCCGGCAAACCGGACCCCGCCGCCAGATAG
- a CDS encoding transporter, with protein MGVTFNWENESTRYRTGTEFHGEFAVLKHFNETWALGIAGYYYHQITGDSGPGARIGLFEGRAVGLGPILTRNVTVDGKQVTTSTRWLHGYYAVNRTRGDSVLLSIGIPIHVGAPQFPRTCGHAAGGSGSH; from the coding sequence CTGGGAGTCACCTTCAACTGGGAGAACGAGAGCACGCGGTACAGGACCGGGACCGAGTTCCACGGCGAGTTCGCCGTGCTCAAGCACTTCAATGAGACATGGGCGCTCGGGATCGCCGGCTACTACTATCACCAGATCACCGGTGACAGTGGCCCCGGCGCCAGGATCGGATTGTTCGAGGGCCGCGCCGTCGGGCTCGGACCGATCCTCACCCGCAACGTCACGGTTGACGGCAAGCAGGTGACGACCTCGACGCGCTGGCTGCACGGGTATTACGCGGTGAACCGAACCAGGGGCGACAGCGTGCTCCTCAGTATCGGGATCCCGATCCACGTCGGCGCCCCGCAGTTCCCGCGGACATGCGGGCACGCCGCGGGCGGCTCAGGAAGCCATTGA
- the metW gene encoding methionine biosynthesis protein MetW, translating to MTEHTDPGQQQTKRVDLLLVAEMIAPGSRVLDVGCGDGTLLRILENRYGIDGRGIELSQRGVNECVAKGLAVVQGDADHDLDDYPDNGFDYVILSQTVQATRNPRVVLGHLLRIGRRAIVSFPNFGHWRMRWQLLFEGRMPVTEHLPMSWYDTPNIHFCTIRDFVSLVHDLEARIERTIALDSRGRRLPDNASLSRLNIFGEQAIFLLRRGGEAD from the coding sequence ATGACCGAGCATACCGATCCGGGCCAGCAGCAGACCAAGCGTGTCGACCTGCTGCTCGTCGCCGAGATGATCGCGCCGGGATCGCGTGTCCTCGACGTCGGCTGCGGCGACGGCACGCTATTGCGCATCCTCGAGAACCGCTACGGAATCGACGGCCGCGGCATCGAGCTCAGCCAGCGCGGCGTCAACGAATGTGTCGCCAAGGGCCTTGCGGTCGTCCAGGGCGATGCCGATCACGACCTCGATGACTATCCCGACAACGGGTTCGACTACGTCATCCTGAGCCAGACCGTGCAGGCGACCCGCAACCCCCGTGTGGTGCTCGGGCATCTTCTGCGCATCGGGCGGCGGGCAATCGTCTCGTTCCCGAACTTCGGTCACTGGCGGATGCGCTGGCAGCTCCTGTTCGAGGGGCGGATGCCCGTCACCGAGCACCTGCCGATGTCGTGGTACGACACACCCAACATCCACTTCTGCACGATCCGTGATTTCGTCAGTCTCGTGCACGATCTCGAAGCACGGATCGAGCGCACGATCGCCCTCGACTCGCGCGGGCGACGGCTGCCCGACAACGCGTCGCTGTCGCGCCTGAATATCTTCGGCGAACAGGCGATCTTCCTGCTGCGGCGCGGCGGCGAAGCGGACTGA
- a CDS encoding chorismate mutase: MNTSSPATPDLDALRRQIDAVDSEIHGLLMRRAEVIEQLIAAKKLGERGAAFRPGREAAMMRALQDRHAGPLPLSIVEHLWREIIGTFTQLQAPYRVLSSRAEEPRVRDLLRYAFGFSAPLVATDSDAEAVATVARTGTDLAVVVLDGPLEERWWAEIDLTGEPAPEAGRHGAKVIAALPFLPPMDGLDLPAALILGPADVDAPTEACVYAVSLTAQTSASVLDSFGVLLGYGPAGALLASDRTPAEINSVLAPAAAVFGTVTWIGNVAAPYNWTFG; encoded by the coding sequence ATGAACACCTCTTCCCCCGCCACTCCCGACCTCGACGCGCTGCGTCGCCAGATCGACGCCGTCGACAGCGAGATCCACGGCCTGCTGATGCGCCGCGCCGAGGTCATCGAACAGCTCATCGCCGCCAAGAAGCTCGGCGAGCGCGGCGCGGCATTCCGGCCGGGACGCGAGGCCGCGATGATGCGCGCGCTGCAGGATCGCCATGCCGGACCGCTGCCGCTGTCGATCGTCGAGCATCTGTGGCGCGAGATCATCGGCACCTTCACCCAGCTGCAGGCCCCGTATCGCGTGCTGTCGTCGCGAGCGGAGGAACCGCGGGTGCGCGACCTGCTGCGCTATGCCTTCGGGTTTTCCGCACCGCTGGTCGCCACGGACTCCGATGCCGAGGCCGTGGCGACGGTGGCGCGCACCGGTACTGACCTGGCTGTCGTCGTGCTCGACGGGCCGCTCGAGGAGCGATGGTGGGCGGAGATCGACCTGACCGGCGAGCCGGCGCCCGAGGCCGGCCGCCACGGCGCGAAAGTGATCGCCGCGCTGCCCTTCCTGCCGCCAATGGACGGTCTTGACCTCCCCGCTGCCCTGATCCTCGGCCCGGCCGACGTCGACGCCCCGACCGAAGCCTGCGTCTACGCCGTGTCGCTGACGGCGCAGACCTCGGCCTCGGTGCTGGACAGCTTCGGCGTTCTGCTCGGCTACGGCCCGGCCGGGGCGTTGCTCGCCTCCGACAGGACGCCGGCCGAGATCAACTCTGTGCTCGCCCCCGCCGCGGCCGTGTTCGGGACCGTCACCTGGATCGGCAACGTCGCAGCCCCCTACAACTGGACCTTCGGATAG
- the metX gene encoding homoserine O-acetyltransferase MetX → MTSRTAAYRQVDKPDSEVVRFGVDDPLRLDCGVDLAPLTVAYQTYGTLNAERSNAILACHALTGDQHVANRHPVTGKPGWWDLMVGPGKPIDTNRFFVICANVLGSCMGTTGPSSIDPATGQAYGLNFPVVTIRDMVRAQAKLIDHLGIETLFCVAGGSMGGMQVLQWAASYPDRVFSAIPIATAARHSSQNIAFHEVGRQAVMADPDWRGGRYLIEGTRPSKGLAVARMAAHITYLSEEALHRKFGRNLQDRETVTFGFDADFQIESYLRHQGMTFVDRFDANSYLYLTRAMDYFDLAADYGGTLANAFRDSRTRFCVVSFTSDWLFPTEGNRQVVHALNAAGARVSFVEIETDRGHDAFLLDEPEMFAAIRGFLESAARARGLAAPVAVP, encoded by the coding sequence GTGACCAGCCGCACCGCGGCCTATCGGCAGGTCGATAAGCCGGACAGCGAGGTTGTGCGCTTCGGCGTGGACGATCCCTTGCGGCTCGACTGCGGGGTCGACCTGGCGCCCCTCACGGTCGCCTATCAGACCTATGGGACGCTCAATGCTGAGCGCAGCAACGCGATCCTCGCCTGCCACGCGTTGACCGGCGACCAGCATGTCGCCAACCGGCATCCGGTCACCGGCAAGCCCGGATGGTGGGATCTGATGGTCGGACCTGGCAAGCCGATCGACACCAACCGCTTTTTCGTCATCTGCGCCAACGTGCTCGGCTCCTGCATGGGCACCACCGGCCCGAGCAGCATCGACCCCGCCACCGGTCAGGCCTATGGCCTGAACTTTCCGGTGGTGACCATCCGTGACATGGTGCGCGCCCAGGCCAAGCTGATCGACCATCTCGGCATCGAAACGCTGTTCTGCGTCGCCGGCGGTTCGATGGGCGGCATGCAGGTGCTGCAGTGGGCGGCGAGCTATCCGGACCGGGTGTTCTCGGCGATCCCGATCGCCACCGCGGCGCGCCATTCCTCGCAGAACATCGCCTTTCACGAGGTAGGCCGCCAAGCGGTGATGGCCGATCCGGACTGGCGTGGCGGCCGCTATCTCATCGAGGGCACCAGACCGAGCAAGGGGCTTGCCGTCGCGCGCATGGCCGCCCACATCACCTATCTGTCCGAGGAGGCGCTGCACCGCAAGTTCGGGCGCAATCTGCAGGATCGCGAGACGGTCACCTTCGGCTTCGATGCCGATTTCCAGATCGAAAGCTACCTGCGCCACCAGGGCATGACCTTCGTCGATCGGTTCGACGCCAACTCCTACCTCTATCTGACGCGCGCCATGGACTACTTCGATCTGGCAGCCGATTACGGCGGTACGCTCGCCAATGCGTTCCGCGACAGCCGGACCCGGTTCTGCGTCGTCTCGTTCACCTCCGACTGGCTGTTTCCGACCGAGGGCAATCGTCAGGTCGTGCATGCGCTGAACGCGGCGGGCGCCCGCGTCTCCTTCGTCGAGATCGAGACCGACCGCGGCCATGACGCCTTCCTGCTCGACGAACCGGAGATGTTCGCCGCGATCCGCGGGTTCCTGGAGTCCGCGGCCCGCGCGCGCGGTCTGGCCGCGCCGGTCGCCGTGCCATGA
- a CDS encoding tyrosine recombinase XerC, which yields MPHRPSRSDTPETEPIGPLMAQPDYRGAVRVWLDGLADRRRLARRTLEAYGRDLRQFTMFLRDHLGGPPSLGDFRALSPTDIRAYLAARRRDGLSGPSLSRALAAIRSFSRHVEKHTGSTTSALTVVRGPKRRHRLPRALSAEAARRVVERDELDRVADQPWIAARDAAVFALLYGCGLRISEALGLTRGEAPAAGGARTLRITGKGGKTRLVPVLPEVADAVAVYLAACPFVLAPDGPLFVGARGGPLNPRIVQRRMAQLRSALGLPDGATPHALRHSFATHLLNAGSDLRTIQELLGHASLSTTQVYTAVDESRLLEAYRAAHPRAAVTTS from the coding sequence ATGCCGCATCGTCCGAGCCGATCCGACACTCCCGAGACCGAGCCGATCGGCCCGCTGATGGCACAGCCCGACTACCGGGGCGCGGTGCGGGTCTGGCTCGATGGCCTCGCCGACCGGCGCCGGCTTGCCCGCCGTACCCTCGAGGCCTATGGCCGCGATCTCAGACAGTTCACCATGTTCCTGCGCGATCATCTCGGCGGGCCGCCCTCGCTGGGTGACTTCAGGGCGCTGTCGCCCACCGACATCCGCGCCTATCTTGCCGCCCGGCGCCGCGACGGTCTGTCCGGGCCGTCGCTGTCGCGGGCGCTTGCGGCCATCCGCTCGTTCTCCCGGCACGTGGAGAAGCACACCGGATCCACCACCTCCGCCCTGACCGTGGTGCGCGGTCCGAAGCGACGCCACCGGCTGCCGCGGGCGCTGTCCGCGGAAGCGGCCCGCCGGGTCGTGGAGCGCGACGAACTCGATCGGGTGGCGGACCAGCCGTGGATCGCGGCGCGCGATGCGGCGGTTTTCGCGCTGCTCTACGGTTGCGGCCTGCGCATCTCCGAGGCGCTCGGGCTGACCCGCGGCGAGGCGCCGGCGGCCGGAGGAGCACGCACGCTGCGCATCACCGGCAAGGGCGGCAAGACACGGCTCGTCCCGGTGCTGCCGGAAGTGGCGGATGCCGTCGCCGTCTACCTCGCCGCCTGCCCGTTCGTGCTGGCGCCGGACGGACCGCTGTTCGTCGGCGCGCGCGGGGGGCCCCTCAATCCGCGCATCGTGCAGCGCAGGATGGCGCAGCTCAGGAGCGCGCTCGGCCTGCCGGACGGTGCCACGCCGCACGCGCTGCGCCATTCGTTCGCGACGCATCTGCTCAACGCTGGCAGCGATCTGAGAACCATCCAGGAGCTGCTCGGCCACGCCAGCCTGTCGACCACGCAGGTCTACACCGCCGTGGATGAGTCGCGGCTGCTCGAGGCCTATCGCGCGGCCCATCCGCGAGCCGCCGTCACGACTTCGTGA
- a CDS encoding gamma-glutamylcyclotransferase, translated as MSDLWVFGYGSLMWRPGFEHVERVPGRLHGLHRALCVYSHVHRGTPDRPGLVLGLDRGGSCRGVCFRVAEERRAETLAYLRAREQVTMVYREVVRPVELCDGTRRVVQAVCYIVDRNHPQYAGLLPVERQVEFVLQGCGQSGPNVEYVLNTLAHIEEIGVVDRRLAVVARALRGARDNARAIGTPG; from the coding sequence ATGAGCGATCTCTGGGTCTTCGGCTACGGCTCGCTGATGTGGCGGCCCGGCTTCGAGCATGTCGAGCGGGTTCCGGGCCGCCTGCACGGGCTGCACCGGGCCCTGTGCGTCTACAGCCATGTCCATCGCGGCACGCCGGACCGGCCGGGACTCGTGCTCGGTCTCGACCGGGGCGGCTCGTGCCGGGGAGTGTGCTTCCGCGTCGCCGAGGAAAGGCGTGCCGAGACGCTCGCCTATCTGCGCGCCCGCGAACAGGTGACCATGGTCTACCGCGAGGTGGTCCGGCCGGTCGAGCTGTGCGACGGCACGCGCCGCGTGGTGCAGGCGGTCTGCTACATCGTCGACCGCAACCACCCCCAGTACGCCGGCCTGCTGCCGGTGGAGCGGCAGGTCGAATTCGTTCTGCAGGGATGCGGACAATCCGGTCCGAATGTCGAGTACGTGCTCAACACGTTGGCGCATATCGAGGAGATCGGGGTCGTGGACCGCAGGCTCGCGGTCGTCGCCCGGGCACTACGCGGCGCGCGCGACAACGCGCGCGCCATCGGGACGCCGGGCTGA
- the hisC gene encoding histidinol-phosphate transaminase, whose protein sequence is MDSAATPEPKPGVLDISAYVPGSSGKAVAGRLFKLSSNETPLGASPKAIEAFRAAADHLQHYPDGAATALREAIGAKYGLNPARIVCGAGSDELIGLLCHAYLSPGDETLYSQHGFLMYKIATLASGGRPVVAPERGLTADVDAILAMVSERTRIVFLANPNNPTGTYLPYEEVQRLHAGLPGRVLLVIDAAYAEYVRRNDYSAGIDLVANARNVVMLRTFSKIHGLAALRLGWAYCPEAVADVLNRVRGPFNVSHPAMVAGIAALQDAAFTEAAVAHNERWLPWLSDRLAGLGLTVTPSVGNFILVGFPDADGRRAADADAFLISRGIYVRRMEAYGLASCLRITVGTEEANRLVVDTLAEFLGRTDG, encoded by the coding sequence GTGGATTCCGCCGCCACGCCGGAGCCCAAGCCGGGCGTCCTCGACATCAGCGCCTATGTGCCGGGATCATCCGGCAAGGCCGTTGCCGGCCGGCTGTTCAAGCTCTCCTCCAACGAGACGCCGCTCGGCGCCAGCCCGAAGGCGATCGAGGCGTTCCGCGCCGCCGCCGATCATCTGCAGCACTATCCGGACGGAGCCGCCACGGCGCTGCGCGAGGCGATCGGCGCGAAATACGGGCTCAATCCGGCCCGGATCGTCTGTGGGGCGGGTTCCGACGAACTGATCGGGCTGCTCTGCCATGCCTATCTGTCGCCGGGCGACGAAACGCTCTACAGCCAGCACGGCTTCCTGATGTACAAGATCGCGACGCTCGCCTCCGGCGGCCGGCCGGTCGTCGCCCCCGAGCGCGGACTGACGGCCGATGTCGATGCGATCCTGGCGATGGTGAGCGAGCGCACCAGGATCGTGTTTCTCGCCAATCCCAACAATCCGACCGGCACCTACCTGCCCTATGAGGAGGTGCAGCGTCTGCATGCGGGGCTGCCCGGCCGGGTCCTGCTCGTCATCGACGCCGCCTATGCGGAGTATGTCCGCCGCAACGATTACAGCGCCGGCATCGACCTCGTCGCAAATGCCCGCAACGTGGTGATGCTGCGCACCTTCTCGAAGATCCACGGGCTGGCGGCGCTGCGGCTCGGCTGGGCGTATTGTCCGGAAGCGGTGGCGGACGTGCTCAATCGGGTGCGCGGGCCCTTCAACGTCAGCCATCCGGCGATGGTCGCGGGCATCGCTGCGCTGCAGGATGCCGCCTTCACCGAGGCGGCCGTCGCGCACAACGAGCGGTGGCTGCCCTGGCTGAGCGACAGGCTCGCCGGCCTCGGCCTTACGGTGACGCCGAGCGTCGGCAACTTCATCCTGGTCGGGTTCCCGGACGCCGACGGCAGACGCGCGGCCGACGCGGACGCCTTCCTCATCTCGCGCGGCATCTATGTCCGCCGCATGGAGGCCTATGGTCTCGCCTCCTGCCTGCGTATCACGGTCGGCACCGAGGAGGCCAACCGGCTCGTGGTCGACACTCTCGCCGAGTTCCTCGGTCGAACCGATGGCTGA
- a CDS encoding DUF1223 domain-containing protein — protein sequence MRFGVLTGLALAAAMLAALPGSASAQPTRIDVVELFTSQGCSSCPEADRILGELARQPSVLALSFSIDYWDYLGWKDTLAQPDFTARQKAYAHARGDRAVYTPQAVVNGLAHAAGSDRKTIEDMIRATGRQLDAQRVVLEADRSGDDIVIRAGAGKPPRTGAATIWFVTYEEQRTVEIKRGENRGRTNTYHNVVRHIEAVARWSGETVAVSVPMPRGKGSRCAVILQEGSPEEPGAILAAVRL from the coding sequence ATGCGTTTCGGGGTGCTGACGGGACTGGCGTTGGCGGCGGCGATGCTGGCCGCGTTGCCCGGCTCGGCATCTGCGCAGCCCACCCGCATCGACGTGGTCGAGCTGTTCACCAGCCAGGGGTGCTCGTCCTGTCCGGAGGCGGACCGCATTCTCGGCGAACTGGCACGCCAGCCGTCCGTGCTCGCCCTGAGCTTCAGCATCGACTACTGGGATTATCTCGGCTGGAAGGACACCCTCGCGCAGCCCGACTTCACCGCCCGGCAGAAGGCCTATGCGCATGCCCGCGGCGATCGTGCGGTCTACACGCCGCAGGCCGTCGTCAACGGCCTCGCGCATGCCGCCGGATCGGACCGCAAGACCATCGAGGACATGATCCGCGCGACCGGCCGCCAACTCGATGCGCAGCGGGTCGTGCTGGAGGCCGACCGGTCGGGCGACGACATCGTGATCCGCGCCGGCGCCGGCAAGCCGCCGCGGACAGGCGCGGCGACGATCTGGTTCGTGACCTACGAGGAGCAGCGCACCGTCGAGATCAAGCGCGGCGAGAACCGCGGCCGCACCAACACCTACCACAACGTCGTCCGCCATATCGAAGCGGTTGCGCGCTGGAGCGGCGAGACCGTTGCGGTCTCCGTCCCGATGCCGCGCGGCAAGGGCAGCCGATGCGCCGTCATCCTGCAGGAAGGCAGTCCCGAGGAGCCGGGCGCCATTCTGGCCGCAGTCCGTCTGTGA